The Mya arenaria isolate MELC-2E11 chromosome 15, ASM2691426v1 genomic sequence gtaacagtgactttgaacgataaaaggttgcccaagtgataactcaacaatgcctgcgcccatggcccttaaacttgacttggaggttgggcctgaccagtagatgacccctattgatttaaggggtcagaggtcaaggtcacagtgaccttgaaagcaaactcgacaattcctggacctatggtcatcaaacttgacatgaaggtcgggcctgaccagtagatgacccctcttgactttgggggtcatcaggtcatggtcaaggtcacagtaacctttatcgcaaaaaagttaacaaatcttctcccagtgatatctcaacaatgcctgaatctatgatcatcaaacttgacatataagttgggcctgaccaggagatgaccctaattgattttaggagtcattgggttaaaggtcaggttcacaatgaccttgaatgcgaaaatgtttcaagtgataatttgacaatgcctgcacccatggccctcaaacttgacttggagttgtgtctgacctgtagatgaccccttatgatttaaggggtcattggatcaaaggtcaaggttacagtgaccttgaacgaaaaatgcttgtctgtgtgataacttgtcaatgcctgcacccatggccctcaaacttaacatttggatttttggtgaccagctgatgactactatggattttgaggtcatagagtcaaaggtcatggtcataacacactctatcctctttgaatggtcataatcttaaaactgcctcaacggcatacaatgtcagcgacaaatcagctgtcattttggcccgtgcatatttcattcaattgtccatataatcctgacaacatggcgctcaggggggtcataatgtttgacaaacatctcttgttcattatttttttacatcttccATATCAAAAGTGTTATCAATTGGGCTTTCTGAATAGAAACAATTCATAATTAGTTGCCTTACACTTCTTTAAGTTAATTTGCTTACTTATGAACACCAGTAGATGGTAACAAGAAAGTAAtactatatttgaaaaaaaaaatattaccgaAATCTCGACTTCAACAAACCAAACGCTCTTTCCACTACCATTCTGGTACGGCTTTTTGCCAAGTTGAATGCATTTTCCTGTTGGGTTGTAGGCCGGATCTATCAGCAATTGCATGAAATTAGTGTTTAAAGCtattgcatttatatttataacttgCATTATATCTGGGATCGATCCGAAGACCTTACCATGTTTTTACAAGTTACCTGAGCAAATATGTCACCTAATATGCTACAAACACAGTTTACATGATGGTGTTAATTAAATACAGACAATTACATATACCCTTCCTGTAATTGTATTGAACAATATTACATTAAACTATTGTAcacaattataatgtttattctTGCCTTTGGTGTGAGCATGTAAGGTTTCAGGGCATAACCCGCGTAATCAATCAGCCAACCAACATTATTTTCCTCGACCCATGCCTTCAGGCCACAGTTCTCAAATATGGTGTTGTCGTGTGTAGACCCCGGCCACTGAGCGACCACATCAGTGAATCTGCAATATGGACATATGCAGACAGATACATGATTTGGATTCCCTATAGATGCATACAGATATTAATGTGAGTTACATTTTTAATGCACTGAATGattcaatacaatttttattGCAGTGTAATTTGTTCATTAGGTACATAaagataaatcatttatttcatcatacatgtatgtatttaaaaatatttctttgattatCAACGTCACTTAAACTACCGGGTAGTTCTAAATTTAATAATACCTCATATCGGGTGTCACTACTGCCTGCACGTTTATTGCATGGTATCCTTTTctacacatatatatatcttcCCTTACTCTTGGCGCTATGATGGGGATTAATGTTCCATCTACAGCTCCGATGCAATTTGACATTCTTGCTACCTgataaaacttttgtttaataGAAGCCAGGTCAGCCTGGGTGGTAGGGAACTTGATGTTGTTGACACGCTGGTTAATTGCGTCTACAACCTGACATTaaaaattaagtaaatttattgaattgtttcttCAAATTTACATGAAGCTTAAATATGAAGGATATACATTACTCTGTAAGTACTATAACTATCGATATCCCTCTAATTAAAGAAGTGTTTTATGGTTGAGCCTCtgtttgaacacatttttattttttcgatgaaatacaaatgattaacattcatgagaaaaacataattataaggaAAATGTTCAGGATTTTTAAAGACCTCATATCATATGGTAAAACTGAAGTTACAAATCacacattaaattaatttatatacagCACATGTCTGTTAAAAAAGCTTTGAAAGATCttaaaatcacaattttatGCAACaccaaataaatcaatttaaatcaataaatgattaaaatgaagttttacTTACTTGCCAAACAGATACACATACAGTGCTTCTGGAGACGCCATGTACAAGTCCACCCTCACTATAGAATTCCCCTTTCCCCAAGAACTGCAGTGTTATGAGAAGCTACCGGTACAACAGTTGAACCaaacaatttgatataatattatataagttatatacTAAGGTAAATTTTGGAATGAAAGGAGAATATGATGTTGATTACAGAATATTCAAGGCACTAATGGTTGAGTAGCAACAAAGTTGTCGGAAGAATAGCGCAATTATAAGTAAAACCCATACCTCAGTGACATCATTTGGATCAACTTCCATTGAAATTATGTTTACCTGTGTGCCATTGCAGCAAGAGCCGAGACTACAATATTCCCAATACACAGCACATTTTAGTTTGTAGATTATAAGttgcaaataaatgtatgtCATGCAATATCACTTATTGGGGATTAAATGCCACCCAAAAGTTATAAAGCACAAACACGCTTACAaacaacttttcttttaatcTCAAACACTCGATTGCTTCCATCCGGATAGAGCGAATTTCGGATACAAATAGCGATGCCAAGTCGATTGTAATAGTCTCCCTTTATGAAtctcatgaatattaatttttcacGGAAGGCGACCCAATATTGGTACCGATTTTATACACtctttaaaacacatatatcaacatttgcggaGAACCATGTGGCTATTTATAGTTAAttagatgatgaaatattttggaaatcaGTCAAAGTTCACTGAAAACGTGgtttttctaaaagaaaaacgaaagtgaaaatttgattaaacgttttttccatgttttaaggcaagtacaacggattatttggtttgtttttaagcATGGGAGGGGTCTCTCATagttttttataacttttgatACGAAAACAATTGGACTATGAACGTTCTCAGACCATTTATAGACTttgccaaaatgtaaacaaaattccAAAATGGCTGCCGCGAAATGAAACTACAGTTTTCACCCAGTCAGATGTTTGATTAATGCATGAAACAGTTGCTGACAGCTTCAAACTCCAAGTACACCTTGTGTAAATAGGTGTAAACATtaagaatgaatacattttatgtccattctttaaataattgtaaaataaatttttcacaaagtttgtgTTCGTCCCCAGTTTCGTA encodes the following:
- the LOC128220470 gene encoding putative nuclease HARBI1, with translation MTKLLITLQFLGKGEFYSEGGLVHGVSRSTVCVSVWQVVDAINQRVNNIKFPTTQADLASIKQKFYQVARMSNCIGAVDGTLIPIIAPRVREDIYMCRKGYHAINVQAVVTPDMRFTDVVAQWPGSTHDNTIFENCGLKAWVEENNVGWLIDYAGYALKPYMLTPKIRPTTQQENAFNLAKSRTRMVVERAFGLLKSRFR